In Rhipicephalus sanguineus isolate Rsan-2018 chromosome 1, BIME_Rsan_1.4, whole genome shotgun sequence, the DNA window ATCAGTGCTGCATCCCCAAGCTGCACTATACATTCAGACTTTGCTTTCTTTCTCCAAACAGTAAGTAGCGTCCACGCCTGTTGGAGTTTATCACATTAAATCCTCGCGCGTGTGTGCTAGGGGGATCCGCCTCTGAGGGTAGTAATCTACATCGCTTTCTGAATCGCTTGTGGCACAACGCCAAACCCTACTCCTCCGAGGCTACTCCGCACTTTCATCACTCGAAGACGGGTCGTTTGTGGCACGATGATCGAGAGGCCTGCAATCATCCGATTGTGCAACTTGAGTTACTCGGTCCGCCACCCTGGTCGCACGGACGTACGATGTCACTTGCGAAGATATCGTCATCGTGGGAGTTCTGTCCCTGAGCGGGTTTCGCACTGTCATCACGACGCAGTTCGAGCTGTGAGAGTTGCTACCGTTGCCCGTGCTTGATGTGACCGCCGGCACCGTTGGAGCAGCATGGACGCTGGGGCCTGGCTGAGGCGTGTCGTGCGTTACGGCAGCTGGTGCAGTAGATGCTATTGGAGCGGACGCTCGTCTAGAGTCCCGCAAGACCAGTCTGAAACAATCGACGGGGTTTGCCGCTGCGAATGCGTAGTGGCGCGCAGCGTAAATTGTGCTACGATCGTATTCGTTAATGGTTTCAAACACTGGACTTGCAAACGAATAAAACTCCTGAACAAAGGGCTCCGTGTACGCGTTCAGCAAAGGTTGTACCCTTCGGGAAAAGTCTGGATGCCTGTTGTCCAAATTCAAGATTAGAGATAGCACATTATTTGAAGCATCCGATACACGCGTTTCGTTGTGATCCATCAGTGCGTTTAGATCGCGGTTGAGCCAGTGGACGAGATGGTCAACTTGACGTGGATTCGCGCAGTAGAACTCTGGGGACACATGGCGAGAGTTCGGGATGTTGGGTACAGCCCACAGGTCGCTAATGTACTGATGAAGCCTCTCAACGCTCGTGTGGGGTCCCCTAAGAGCGTTGGGGAAGGTTGCATGGGGCAGGCGTGATTGCCCTTCATATTCTTGTCTTAGTATACGTCCCAGTTGTAGCTGGGAAATTATTTCTACGGGTATCGAAAGTGTTCGCGCAGAACCAATTAACGACAATATCGAGGAGCTTTGCTGTTCTCTGATGAAGTAACGGTCGTGGTCTTCCTGTGAGCGGACGTTGTGGATGATGCTTCCGAACCGCTGCATACAGAGGGGACATGAGTCTTTGACTTTGGACCACTCAACAAGGCAGGAGAAGCAGAAGTGGTGATGGCAGCCATCTGGGGATGCTTTGTTCTCTACTAGTTCCAAGCAAATCACACATTTATCATCTGGGGAGCTGGCGTTGTGGCTTGACGGTAGCTCCGGCGTCGTTGCATCGGTTGGCTCCTGCGTTGAGTCGGAAGAATCAGCCGTAGGGTCATCATTTGGCGAATCGCCGCGTGAAGGAGGGGCAGCCATCTGGATCtacgagaaaaaaaagtaatgaatgaatgaaatgttaTGGTAGCTCAAGGGCACTAAATTGATGATGAGTTGTCGATGGCTAGATGAATTGATGGTAAATGCAGCATGACCGTAAGTCGGCCCGACATAGTCTTCGCTAAAATCGAGCAAACTGCATAAACATTAAAACCATGACAATGGCCGTCACCAGAAATATTGTGAAGGGGAAAAAGTACTACGAAAGGTTGATATGCTAAGTTATGAATACCGGTAGCGCTGCTGCTATACAGAGCCCCCCGAATGTGAGGGCTGGAGACAAATGCCGTAAAGAGTTATTCAAATGAATTTATAGTTGTCTTAAAATGTACACGCGCGAGAGTTTTCTGCTCAGCCTAAGCACATGGCGTGTGTTCACTGACGCGCCAGTTGTCGAACCATCCTCTACAGTGATGCGCATTACAGTTTACAAAGAGAAGTTGTGAAAATAGAGGAAacagcaaaaagaaataaaacattaATCATTCCTGAAAACATGTTCGCAAGCCTTAGGGAAATGGTTTTTTCTTTAGCCTCTAACCGACGGTATGCCAACAAGACTGCATTCCATCGTCAGTGTTTTGCAGACATGGGCGCCCTCACCCTCACCTGACCTCACCTTCATGCGGTGAGGTAAGGAACGGCTTCGAAAAAGAATGACACAATGGGCGAGTTGTGAGGTTTACATTTTACTTTAAAAACTGCGCTACCCACTCAAGAACAAGAAAGCGCCGCGTGTGTCCCTTTCTCAGCGAAGCCATCTTCGGCTAACCTGTGCCGTAGTAGTCGGCGTCCGCAGAAAACTCCTAGAGGATCCACGGGCTGAGCGGGCAGGTCATGTGATCTCACTTTGACCATGCAAGTACGCGCATTTGAAACCTAGCGGCGGATTCACGATATCACGAGGCGTCCACTGAAACGCCATTGGCTGAGCCGGCAGGTTACGTGATTTCCCTTTGACCAATCAGGTAAGTGTGCGCATTTCAAATCCATCGGGAATCCACGGCATCACGTGATCTCACTAGCAAATCAGACTGGCGCGCTTTAGAAATTTCACGTGATCGCGCTAGCGAACCGTATGGACTCGCACGTATAAACGTCGCCATGCCGAACACTCAGCGCTGCGAGCTTACGAATCGGAGGCCTGGCTCCAGCGGAGATCCGACGACTCCGAACTGCGAGCTCGCGAAG includes these proteins:
- the LOC119405857 gene encoding E3 ubiquitin-protein ligase Topors, producing the protein MAAPPSRGDSPNDDPTADSSDSTQEPTDATTPELPSSHNASSPDDKCVICLELVENKASPDGCHHHFCFSCLVEWSKVKDSCPLCMQRFGSIIHNVRSQEDHDRYFIREQQSSSILSLIGSARTLSIPVEIISQLQLGRILRQEYEGQSRLPHATFPNALRGPHTSVERLHQYISDLWAVPNIPNSRHVSPEFYCANPRQVDHLVHWLNRDLNALMDHNETRVSDASNNVLSLILNLDNRHPDFSRRVQPLLNAYTEPFVQEFYSFASPVFETINEYDRSTIYAARHYAFAAANPVDCFRLVLRDSRRASAPIASTAPAAVTHDTPQPGPSVHAAPTVPAVTSSTGNGSNSHSSNCVVMTVRNPLRDRTPTMTISSQVTSYVRATRVADRVTQVAQSDDCRPLDHRATNDPSSSDESAE